The following proteins are co-located in the Pan troglodytes isolate AG18354 chromosome 5, NHGRI_mPanTro3-v2.0_pri, whole genome shotgun sequence genome:
- the TCF21 gene encoding transcription factor 21, producing MSTGSLSDVEDLQEVEMLECDGLKMDSNKEFVTSNESTEESSNCENGSPQKGRGGLGKRRKAPTKKSPLSGVSQEGKQVQRNAANARERARMRVLSKAFSRLKTTLPWVPPDTKLSKLDTLRLASSYIAHLRQILANDKYENGYIHPVNLTWPFMVAGKPESDLKEVVTASRLCGTTAS from the exons ATGTCCACCGGCTCCCTCAGCGATGTGGAGGACCTTCAAGAGGTGGAGATGTTGGAATGTGACGGGTTGAAAATGGATTCGAACAAGGAATTTGTGACTTCCAACGAGAGCACCGAGGAGAGCTCCAACTGCGAGAATGGGTCTCCCCAGAAGGGCCGCGGCGGCCTGGGCAAGAGGAGGAAGGCGCCCACCAAGAAGAGCCCCCTGAGCGGGGTCAGCCAGGAGGGGAAGCAGGTCCAGCGCAACGCCGCCAACGCGCGAGAGCGGGCCCGCATGCGAGTGCTGAGCAAGGCCTTCTCCAGACTCAAGACCACCCTGCCCTGGGTGCCCCCCGACACCAAGCTCTCCAAGCTGGACACGCTCAGGCTGGCGTCCAGCTACATCGCCCACTTGAGGCAGATCCTGGCTAACGACAAATACGAGAACGGGTACATTCACCCGGTCAACCTG ACGTGGCCCTTTATGGTGGCCGGGAAACCCGAGAGTGACCTGAAGGAAGTGGTGACCGCGAGCCGCTTATGTGGAACCACCGCGTCCTGA